The Pan troglodytes isolate AG18354 chromosome 8, NHGRI_mPanTro3-v2.0_pri, whole genome shotgun sequence genome window below encodes:
- the ANXA7 gene encoding annexin A7 isoform X4, protein MGGGAYPQVPSSGYPGAGGYPAPGGYPAPGGYPGAPQPGGAPSYPGVPPGQGFGVPPGGAGFSGYPQPPSQSYGGGPAQVPLPGGFPGGQMPSQYPGGQPTYPSQPATVTQGTQGTIRPAANFDAIRDAEILRKAMKGFGTDEQAIVDVVANRSNDQRQKIKAAFKTSYGKDLIKDLKSELSGNMEELILALFMPPTYYDAWSLRKAMQGAGTQERVLIEILCTRTNQEIQEIVRCYQSEFGRDLEKDIRSDTSGHFERLLVSMCQGNRDENQSINHQMAQEDAQRLYQAGEGRLGTDESCFNMILATRSFPQLRATMEAYSRMANRDLLSSVSREFSGYVESGLKTILQCALNRPAFFAERLYYAMKGAGTDDSTLVRIVVTRSEIDLVQIKQMFAQMYQKTLGTMIAGDTSGDYRRLLLAIVGQ, encoded by the exons ATGGGAGGAGGTGCCTACCCACAAGTGCCAAGTAGTGGctacccaggagctggaggctaccCTGCGCCTGGAGGTTATCCAGCCCCTGGAGGCTATCCTGGTGCCCCACAGCCAGGGGGAGCTCCATCCTATCCCGGAG TTCCTCCAGGCCAAGGATTTGGAGTCCCACCAGGTGGAGCAGGCTTTTCTGGGTATCCACAGCCACCTTCACAGTCTTATGGAGGTGGTCCAGCACAGGTTCCACTACCTG gTGGCTTTCCTGGAGGACAGATGCCTTCTCAGTATCCTGGAGGACAACCTACTTACCCTAGTCAG cCTGCCACAGTGACTCAGGGCACTCAAGGAACTATCCGACCAGCTGCCAACTTCGATGCTATAAGAGATGCAGAAATTCTTCGTAAGGCAATGAAGGGTTTTG GGACAGATGAGCAGGCAATTGTGGATGTGGTGGCCAACCGTTCCAATGATCAGAGGCAAAAAATTAAAGCAGCATTTAAGACCTCCTATGGCAAG GATTTAATCAAAGATCTCAAATCAGAGTTAAGTGGAAATATGGAAGAACTGATCCTGGCCCTCTTCATGCCTCCTACATATTACGATGCCTGGAGCTTACGGAAAGCAATGCAG GGAGCAGGAACTCAGGAACGTGTATTGATTGAGATTTTGTGCACAAGAACAAATCAGGAAATCCAAGAAATTGTCAGATGTTATCAGTCAGAATTTGGACGAGACCTTGAAAAGGACATTAGGTCAGATACATCAGGACATTTTGAACGTTTACTTGTGTCCATGTGCCAG GGAAATCGTGATGAGAACCAGAGTATAAACCACCAAATGGCTCAGGAAGATGCTCAGCGTCTCTATCAAGCTGGTGAGGGGAGACTAGGGACCGATGAATCTTGCTTTAACATGATCCTTGCCACAAGAAGCTTTCCTCAGCTGAGAGCTACCATGGAGGCTTATTCTAGG ATGGCTAATCGAGACTTGTTAAGCAGTGTGAGCCGTGAGTTTTCCGGATATGTAGAAAGTGGTTTGAAGACCATCT TGCAGTGTGCCCTGAACCGCCCTGCCTTCTTTGCTGAGAGGCTCTACTATGCTATGAAAGGTGCTGGCACAGATGACTCCACCCTGGTCCGGATTGTGGTCACTCGAAGTGAG ATTGACCTTGTACAAATAAAACAGATGTTCGCTCAGATGTATCAGAAGACTCTGGGCACAATGATTGCAGGTGACACGAGTGGAGATTACCGAAGACTTCTTCTGGCTATTGTGGGCCAGtag
- the ANXA7 gene encoding annexin A7 isoform X2 produces the protein MSYPGYPPTGYPPFPGYPPAGQESSFPPSGQYPYPSGFPPMGGGAYPQVPSSGYPGAGGYPAPGGYPAPGGYPGAPQPGGAPSYPGVPPGQGFGVPPGGAGFSGYPQPPSQSYGGGPAQVPLPGGFPGGQMPSQYPGGQPTYPSQPATVTQGTQGTIRPAANFDAIRDAEILRKAMKGFGTDEQAIVDVVANRSNDQRQKIKAAFKTSYGKDLIKDLKSELSGNMEELILALFMPPTYYDAWSLRKAMQGAGTQERVLIEILCTRTNQEIQEIVRCYQSEFGRDLEKDIRSDTSGHFERLLVSMCQGNRDENQSINHQMAQEDAQRLYQAGEGRLGTDESCFNMILATRSFPQLRATMEAYSRMANRDLLSSVSREFSGYVESGLKTILQCALNRPAFFAERLYYAMKGAGTDDSTLVRIVVTRSEIDLVQIKQMFAQMYQKTLGTMIAGDTSGDYRRLLLAIVGQ, from the exons ATGTCATACCCAGGCTATCCCCCAACAGGCTACCCACCTTTCCCTGGATATCCT CCTGCAGGTCAGGAATCATCTTTTCCCCCTTCTGGTCAGTATCCTTATCCTAGTGGCTTTCCTCCAATGGGAGGAGGTGCCTACCCACAAGTGCCAAGTAGTGGctacccaggagctggaggctaccCTGCGCCTGGAGGTTATCCAGCCCCTGGAGGCTATCCTGGTGCCCCACAGCCAGGGGGAGCTCCATCCTATCCCGGAG TTCCTCCAGGCCAAGGATTTGGAGTCCCACCAGGTGGAGCAGGCTTTTCTGGGTATCCACAGCCACCTTCACAGTCTTATGGAGGTGGTCCAGCACAGGTTCCACTACCTG gTGGCTTTCCTGGAGGACAGATGCCTTCTCAGTATCCTGGAGGACAACCTACTTACCCTAGTCAG cCTGCCACAGTGACTCAGGGCACTCAAGGAACTATCCGACCAGCTGCCAACTTCGATGCTATAAGAGATGCAGAAATTCTTCGTAAGGCAATGAAGGGTTTTG GGACAGATGAGCAGGCAATTGTGGATGTGGTGGCCAACCGTTCCAATGATCAGAGGCAAAAAATTAAAGCAGCATTTAAGACCTCCTATGGCAAG GATTTAATCAAAGATCTCAAATCAGAGTTAAGTGGAAATATGGAAGAACTGATCCTGGCCCTCTTCATGCCTCCTACATATTACGATGCCTGGAGCTTACGGAAAGCAATGCAG GGAGCAGGAACTCAGGAACGTGTATTGATTGAGATTTTGTGCACAAGAACAAATCAGGAAATCCAAGAAATTGTCAGATGTTATCAGTCAGAATTTGGACGAGACCTTGAAAAGGACATTAGGTCAGATACATCAGGACATTTTGAACGTTTACTTGTGTCCATGTGCCAG GGAAATCGTGATGAGAACCAGAGTATAAACCACCAAATGGCTCAGGAAGATGCTCAGCGTCTCTATCAAGCTGGTGAGGGGAGACTAGGGACCGATGAATCTTGCTTTAACATGATCCTTGCCACAAGAAGCTTTCCTCAGCTGAGAGCTACCATGGAGGCTTATTCTAGG ATGGCTAATCGAGACTTGTTAAGCAGTGTGAGCCGTGAGTTTTCCGGATATGTAGAAAGTGGTTTGAAGACCATCT TGCAGTGTGCCCTGAACCGCCCTGCCTTCTTTGCTGAGAGGCTCTACTATGCTATGAAAGGTGCTGGCACAGATGACTCCACCCTGGTCCGGATTGTGGTCACTCGAAGTGAG ATTGACCTTGTACAAATAAAACAGATGTTCGCTCAGATGTATCAGAAGACTCTGGGCACAATGATTGCAGGTGACACGAGTGGAGATTACCGAAGACTTCTTCTGGCTATTGTGGGCCAGtag
- the ANXA7 gene encoding annexin A7 isoform X3: MGGGAYPQVPSSGYPGAGGYPAPGGYPAPGGYPGAPQPGGAPSYPGVPPGQGFGVPPGGAGFSGYPQPPSQSYGGGPAQVPLPGGFPGGQMPSQYPGGQPTYPSQINTDSFPSYPVFSPVSLDYSSEPATVTQGTQGTIRPAANFDAIRDAEILRKAMKGFGTDEQAIVDVVANRSNDQRQKIKAAFKTSYGKDLIKDLKSELSGNMEELILALFMPPTYYDAWSLRKAMQGAGTQERVLIEILCTRTNQEIQEIVRCYQSEFGRDLEKDIRSDTSGHFERLLVSMCQGNRDENQSINHQMAQEDAQRLYQAGEGRLGTDESCFNMILATRSFPQLRATMEAYSRMANRDLLSSVSREFSGYVESGLKTILQCALNRPAFFAERLYYAMKGAGTDDSTLVRIVVTRSEIDLVQIKQMFAQMYQKTLGTMIAGDTSGDYRRLLLAIVGQ; this comes from the exons ATGGGAGGAGGTGCCTACCCACAAGTGCCAAGTAGTGGctacccaggagctggaggctaccCTGCGCCTGGAGGTTATCCAGCCCCTGGAGGCTATCCTGGTGCCCCACAGCCAGGGGGAGCTCCATCCTATCCCGGAG TTCCTCCAGGCCAAGGATTTGGAGTCCCACCAGGTGGAGCAGGCTTTTCTGGGTATCCACAGCCACCTTCACAGTCTTATGGAGGTGGTCCAGCACAGGTTCCACTACCTG gTGGCTTTCCTGGAGGACAGATGCCTTCTCAGTATCCTGGAGGACAACCTACTTACCCTAGTCAG aTCAATACAGATTCTTTTCCTTCCTATCCTGTTTTCTCTCCTGTTTCTTTGGATTATAGCAGTGAA cCTGCCACAGTGACTCAGGGCACTCAAGGAACTATCCGACCAGCTGCCAACTTCGATGCTATAAGAGATGCAGAAATTCTTCGTAAGGCAATGAAGGGTTTTG GGACAGATGAGCAGGCAATTGTGGATGTGGTGGCCAACCGTTCCAATGATCAGAGGCAAAAAATTAAAGCAGCATTTAAGACCTCCTATGGCAAG GATTTAATCAAAGATCTCAAATCAGAGTTAAGTGGAAATATGGAAGAACTGATCCTGGCCCTCTTCATGCCTCCTACATATTACGATGCCTGGAGCTTACGGAAAGCAATGCAG GGAGCAGGAACTCAGGAACGTGTATTGATTGAGATTTTGTGCACAAGAACAAATCAGGAAATCCAAGAAATTGTCAGATGTTATCAGTCAGAATTTGGACGAGACCTTGAAAAGGACATTAGGTCAGATACATCAGGACATTTTGAACGTTTACTTGTGTCCATGTGCCAG GGAAATCGTGATGAGAACCAGAGTATAAACCACCAAATGGCTCAGGAAGATGCTCAGCGTCTCTATCAAGCTGGTGAGGGGAGACTAGGGACCGATGAATCTTGCTTTAACATGATCCTTGCCACAAGAAGCTTTCCTCAGCTGAGAGCTACCATGGAGGCTTATTCTAGG ATGGCTAATCGAGACTTGTTAAGCAGTGTGAGCCGTGAGTTTTCCGGATATGTAGAAAGTGGTTTGAAGACCATCT TGCAGTGTGCCCTGAACCGCCCTGCCTTCTTTGCTGAGAGGCTCTACTATGCTATGAAAGGTGCTGGCACAGATGACTCCACCCTGGTCCGGATTGTGGTCACTCGAAGTGAG ATTGACCTTGTACAAATAAAACAGATGTTCGCTCAGATGTATCAGAAGACTCTGGGCACAATGATTGCAGGTGACACGAGTGGAGATTACCGAAGACTTCTTCTGGCTATTGTGGGCCAGtag
- the ANXA7 gene encoding annexin A7 isoform X1 — MSYPGYPPTGYPPFPGYPPAGQESSFPPSGQYPYPSGFPPMGGGAYPQVPSSGYPGAGGYPAPGGYPAPGGYPGAPQPGGAPSYPGVPPGQGFGVPPGGAGFSGYPQPPSQSYGGGPAQVPLPGGFPGGQMPSQYPGGQPTYPSQINTDSFPSYPVFSPVSLDYSSEPATVTQGTQGTIRPAANFDAIRDAEILRKAMKGFGTDEQAIVDVVANRSNDQRQKIKAAFKTSYGKDLIKDLKSELSGNMEELILALFMPPTYYDAWSLRKAMQGAGTQERVLIEILCTRTNQEIQEIVRCYQSEFGRDLEKDIRSDTSGHFERLLVSMCQGNRDENQSINHQMAQEDAQRLYQAGEGRLGTDESCFNMILATRSFPQLRATMEAYSRMANRDLLSSVSREFSGYVESGLKTILQCALNRPAFFAERLYYAMKGAGTDDSTLVRIVVTRSEIDLVQIKQMFAQMYQKTLGTMIAGDTSGDYRRLLLAIVGQ; from the exons ATGTCATACCCAGGCTATCCCCCAACAGGCTACCCACCTTTCCCTGGATATCCT CCTGCAGGTCAGGAATCATCTTTTCCCCCTTCTGGTCAGTATCCTTATCCTAGTGGCTTTCCTCCAATGGGAGGAGGTGCCTACCCACAAGTGCCAAGTAGTGGctacccaggagctggaggctaccCTGCGCCTGGAGGTTATCCAGCCCCTGGAGGCTATCCTGGTGCCCCACAGCCAGGGGGAGCTCCATCCTATCCCGGAG TTCCTCCAGGCCAAGGATTTGGAGTCCCACCAGGTGGAGCAGGCTTTTCTGGGTATCCACAGCCACCTTCACAGTCTTATGGAGGTGGTCCAGCACAGGTTCCACTACCTG gTGGCTTTCCTGGAGGACAGATGCCTTCTCAGTATCCTGGAGGACAACCTACTTACCCTAGTCAG aTCAATACAGATTCTTTTCCTTCCTATCCTGTTTTCTCTCCTGTTTCTTTGGATTATAGCAGTGAA cCTGCCACAGTGACTCAGGGCACTCAAGGAACTATCCGACCAGCTGCCAACTTCGATGCTATAAGAGATGCAGAAATTCTTCGTAAGGCAATGAAGGGTTTTG GGACAGATGAGCAGGCAATTGTGGATGTGGTGGCCAACCGTTCCAATGATCAGAGGCAAAAAATTAAAGCAGCATTTAAGACCTCCTATGGCAAG GATTTAATCAAAGATCTCAAATCAGAGTTAAGTGGAAATATGGAAGAACTGATCCTGGCCCTCTTCATGCCTCCTACATATTACGATGCCTGGAGCTTACGGAAAGCAATGCAG GGAGCAGGAACTCAGGAACGTGTATTGATTGAGATTTTGTGCACAAGAACAAATCAGGAAATCCAAGAAATTGTCAGATGTTATCAGTCAGAATTTGGACGAGACCTTGAAAAGGACATTAGGTCAGATACATCAGGACATTTTGAACGTTTACTTGTGTCCATGTGCCAG GGAAATCGTGATGAGAACCAGAGTATAAACCACCAAATGGCTCAGGAAGATGCTCAGCGTCTCTATCAAGCTGGTGAGGGGAGACTAGGGACCGATGAATCTTGCTTTAACATGATCCTTGCCACAAGAAGCTTTCCTCAGCTGAGAGCTACCATGGAGGCTTATTCTAGG ATGGCTAATCGAGACTTGTTAAGCAGTGTGAGCCGTGAGTTTTCCGGATATGTAGAAAGTGGTTTGAAGACCATCT TGCAGTGTGCCCTGAACCGCCCTGCCTTCTTTGCTGAGAGGCTCTACTATGCTATGAAAGGTGCTGGCACAGATGACTCCACCCTGGTCCGGATTGTGGTCACTCGAAGTGAG ATTGACCTTGTACAAATAAAACAGATGTTCGCTCAGATGTATCAGAAGACTCTGGGCACAATGATTGCAGGTGACACGAGTGGAGATTACCGAAGACTTCTTCTGGCTATTGTGGGCCAGtag